Sequence from the Gemmatimonadota bacterium genome:
TCAGGCCGCTGCTGGATCTTCCCCGGGAGCGGCTGGCCGCGCACGTGGTGGCGGAAGGGATCGTGGCGTGGCAGGACCCTGCCAATCGCGACATCCGCCATCTCCGCTCCTGGCTCCGGCAGGCGGTCATGCCGGGCGTGGCCGCGCGGCTCCCGGACCTGCGTGAGCGACTGCTCACGGCGGCAGGGCAGGCACGAGAGGCCCGGACGGGGTGGGACCAGCTGCTGGACCAGCTGCCGGAGTTGGCGTTGACCGCCGAGCCGGCGGGCTTTTCCGTTGCCGCCCCCCTCCTCCGGGGGTATCGTTCGGCGTTGCGACATGCGGTGGTGGCAGCCCTCGGCCGACGGTGCGGGGTGCCCCTCGGGGCCCGGCGCTTGGCGGCCGTGGATCGGCTGTTGGCGGGCCGTGACGCTCGGATTCAACTGGCGGCTGGCCTCGAGGCGGAACTCGCCTTTGGTCGGCTGGCGTTTCGTCACCCGGCGGGCCCTGCACCTGAGCCCGTAACACTGGGAGGCGGGGCGGGTATCACCTTCGGACCGCTCACCCTGCGGGCCGTGCTGGCACCGGCACCGGCGCTGGATCGGGAGGGGTGGTCGACCGCGATGGTCCCCGGCCAGTACCAGGTCCGGGCGTGGCAATCGGGGGACCGGATTCGTCCCCTCGGGGGACGGGGTCATCGACAGGTGTCGGTGCTGCTCCGAGAGGCACGGATCGCCCCCGGTCGCCGCAGTCATTGGCCGGTCGTCGTCGATGCGGACGCGACCATTGTCTGGGTGCCGGGCATCTGCCGATCGGATGCCCGCATCCCCACGGAAGGAACCGAGGCGCTCTGTGCCCACGCAGCTTTCGCCTGAGATGCAGCGCCGCGCTGGCGGTCACGCTCTCCGCGTCGTCTTCGACGAGGCGACGATCGCCGACCGGGTGCGCGAGCTCGGGCACGAGATCACGGCCGCCTATCCCGATGGCGAGCTGCTGGTGCTGGGCCTGCTCAAGGGAAGCTTCATCTTCCTGAGCGACCTCGTCCGGCAGATCGATCGGCCGCTGCATCTCGATTTCCTGGTGGCCTCGTCCTATGGCACGGGGACGGTCTCGAGCGGCAATGTCCGCCTGCTCTACGATCCGGAGACGCCGCTCGAAGGGAAGCACATCGTCATTGTCGAGGACATCATCGACAGCGGTCGCACGATGCTGAAGCTGCTCGGCCTGTTGCAGGCACGGAATCCGGCCTCCGTCGCGGTCTGTTCGTTGCTGGACAAGAAGCTGCTCCCGACCCCGATCCCCGAATTGCGGTGGGTCGGATTCACGGCACCCCCGGCGTTCCTCGTGGGCTACGGCCTCGACCACGCCGAAGATTTTCGCCACCTCCCGTTCATCGGTGACCTGACTGATGGCTGATCGCAACGTTCCCCGTCCCCCGTCCACTGGCTGGGGCAACCTGAGCAAGACCCTCGCGTTCTGGGCGCTCATCGCGGTGCTCTTCATCGCGCTCTTCCAGTACATGGGGAAGCAGCGCTCGCCGAGCGAGTTCACCTACAGCGAGTTCACGCGGCAGCTGGCCGGCGGGAACATCGCGAAGGCGGACGTCGTCGAGGGTGAGATGATCAAGGGCGAGTTCCGCACCGCGGTGACCCAGGACGGTCGCCCGGTGAAGGAATTCACGGTCCTCCTCCCGGTGAAGGACTCCGAGGCGCTGATCACGCGCCTCGAGGACGCCGGCGTCGCGGTCACCGCCTCGAAGACCAAGAATGGTCTCTCGGTGCTCCTCATCACGGCGCTGCCGTGGGTCGTCATCATCGGCCTCTGGTGGTTCCTCTTCCGGCAGATGCAGGCCGGCGGCAACAAGGCGTTCGCGTTCGGCAAGTCGAAGGCGAAGCTGCTCACCGGCGACACGCCGAAGCTGACGTTCGCCGACGTGGCCGGCGCCGACGAGGCGAAGGTCGAGCTGCAGGAAGTGATCGAGTTCCTCAAGGACCCGCAGAAGTTCACGCGGCTCGGCGGCAGGCTCCCCAAGGGCGCGCTGCTGGTCGGTCCGCCGGGCACCGGCAAGACGCTGCTCGCCAAGGCCGTGGCCGGCGAGGCGGGCCGTCCCTTCTTCTCGATGTCGGGATCCGACTTCGTCGAGATGTTCGTCGGCGTCGGCGCGAGCCGCGTCCGCGACCTCTTCGAGCAGGGGAAAGGCGCACGCGCCGTGCATCATCTTCATCGACGAGATCGACGCGGTCGGCCGTCATCGTGGTGCCGGCCTGGGTGGCGGGCACGATGAGCGCGAGCAGACGCTGAACCAGTTGCTGGTCGAGATGGACGGCTTCGAGTCGAACGACGGCGTGATCCTCATCGCCGCGACCAACCGTCCCGACGTCCTCGACCCAGCGCTGCTGCGCCCGGGCCGCTTCGACCGTCAGATCGTCGTCGATGCGCCGGACGTCAAGGGCCGCGAAGGGATCCTGATGGTGCACACGCGGAAGATCCCGCTCGCTCCGGGCGTGAACCTCGCGACGATCGCGAAGGGGACGCCGGGGATGGCGGGCGCCGACCTGGCGAACCTCGTCAACGAGGCCGCCCTGCTCGCCGCGCGCAACAACAAGCAGTCGGTCGAGATGTCGGACTTCGAGGACGCCAAGGACAAGGTGATGCTCGGCGTCGAGCGGCGCTCGCTGGTGCTCACCGAGAACGAGAAGAAGCTCACGGCCTATCACGAGGCCGGCCACGCCGTCGTCGCGATGAAGACGCCGGGCTCCGATCCGGTGCACAAGGTCACCATCATCCCGCGTGGCCGGGCGTTGGGGCTCACCGCCTCGCTCCCCGAGACCGATCGACACAACTACACCCTCGACTGGCTGATCGGCTCGCTGGCGATGTTCTTCGGCGGCCGTGCCGCTGAGGAGATCATTTTCGGCAAGGGGGCGGTGACCACCGGGGCAGGGAACGACATCGAGCGCGCGACCGCATTGGCACGGCGCATGGTGACGCAATTCGGCATGAGCGACGTCATCGGGCTCATGGCGGTCGGCGAGCGCGAGCAGGAGGTCTTCCTCGGTCGCGATTTCGGCGCGCGTCGCGAGATCTCCGAACAGACCGCCCGGATGGTCGACGGCGAAGTAAAGCGGCTGATCGACGAAGCGTATGCCAAGGCGTTGTTGCTCCTCAATCAGAATCGCGACCTGCTCGAGCGGATTGCGCAGGCGCTGCTGGAGCGCGAGACGATCGACCGCGATGATCTCGAGCTGCTGAACAACAACCAGCCGCTCCCGCCGCGGGTCACGCCGCCGCCACCGCTGCCGCCCGCCCCGCCGGTGTCGCCGGTGCGGTCGGAGGCGACCGGCATGCGGACGCCGATTCTCGGGGCGCCACCGGCCGAACCCGCCGGCGCGTGATCGTCACCCCGCTCTCGGATCGCGCTCCCGCCGCGATCCGTGACGCCCTCCTGTCCCACGGATGGGAGGGCGAGGTCTGTCGGCTCACCGCCTCCGGCCTCGAAAGCTCCGCCTTCCATGTCACCGGCATTGCCTCGACGATGATCGAGGCGATGCTCCCCGTCGCCAACAAGCTCGGCCTCGAGATGGTCACCGGTGAGGATTGGATCATCCTCACCGGCGCCCGGTCGCGACTCGGCGCCTTTGCGCGGCCGTGGGTGCAACCCGAGGCGGTGCGCGATCTGGCCCACGCCATCGGGATGGCGATGCCGGCGGACCGTCCCGTCGAATGGCGGCACGCCCGCGGCGCGCTCTCGCTGGAGTCCCCGGTCTTGATGGGGATCCTCAACGTCACCCCCGATTCGTTCAGCGATGGCGGGACGGCGACCGACGAGGCCGCGGTCCTGCGCCGTGTCGACGCATTGCTGGCCGGTGGGGCGGGGGTCATCGACCTGGGTGGCGAATCGACGGCGCCCTTCGCGCCACCGGTGCCGCTCGACGTGGAGATGGCCAGGGTCCTTCCGGCGGTCATGGCGATCGTCCGGGAGCACCCCGACGTGCTCATTTCGGTGGACACCGTCAAGCACGAGGTGGCCCAGGCGGCACTCGACGCCGGGGCGGCGATCGTCAACGACGTCACCGCCGGGCGGCACGACGTGCAACTCTTGGAGGTCGCGGCGCGTCACAAGGCGGGTGTCGTCCTGTCGCATTCGCGTGGGGAGGTTGGGCGCCTCGCGAGTTACGACGCCGCGGAGTACGACGGTGACGTGGCCGGCGGCGTCACGCGGGAACTCGACGTGTCACGCGCCACCGCGCTTGCGGCCGGCATTGCCATGGAGGCCATCGTGCTCGACCCCGGATTCGGCTTTGCGAAGCATCCCGAGCAGAACATCGCCCTCCTCGATCAGGTGGCCGCCGTGGTCGCGCTCGGGTCGCCGGTGCTGATCGGCGCCTCGCGGAAGCGCTTCCTCGGCGAAGTGACCGGCCGTCCGCTCGACGATCGTGACCGTGCGACCGCCGCCGCCTGTGCCCTCTCGCTCGACCGTGGTGCCCGACTCTTCCGCGTGCACGACCCCGAGGCGACGCGTGATGCCCTGGCGGTTGCGGAGGCGCTATGGCGGAGCCGGCAGTGAATCGCCCACCGTATCGCTGGGCCGCGGCCGCATCGCTGGTCGTGCTGCTCGGCTACCTGGTTACGCTGGCGCCGTCGGTCACCTTCTGGGATGCCGGCGAATTCATTGCCGCCGCGAAGACCTTGGGTGTTCCGCATCCGCCTGGCACCCCGCTCTTCGTGATGGTGGCCCACGTCTGGGCGATGCTCTTGCCGGTTGGCGAGTACGCCTGGCGCCTCAACCTCCTCTCCGCCATCTGCAGTGCGATCGCCGCCGGCTGCTGGTTCCTCGTGGCGTACACGTCGGTCGCACGCGGAGAGGCGACGGATGCGAGCGGTTCGCCGATCGCCGCTCGCCGTTCGCCGCTGGCCCTCGGTGCCGGCTGGTCCGCGGCCCTCGTCACCGCCTTCTCCTTCACGATGTGGCAGAACTCCATCGAGACCGAGGTCTATGCCGTCGCGATGATGATCATCGCGCTCGCGGCGTGGACGGTGACGCGGTGGCGCGAGGCGCGCAGCAGTGGCCACGGTGCGCGGCTGTTGCTGGTGATCCTCTACCTCGGCGGCATCTCCATCGGCAACCACCTGCTCGGCCTGCTGGTCGGGCCGGCGTTGGTGGCGGCGTTGATGAGTGCGTCGTGGCTGGGGCCGCTGGCCGACCCGACCGCGCGCCGAGCGGAGCAGGCTCGCATCGCGGTGGTTGGCACGGTCTGGCTGCTCTTGATTGCGCTCGGCCTCGGCAGCACCACGCTCACGCTCGGCACCGCGGCACTGGTGGCGGTGGCCGGCGTCTGGGCCATCGGCCGAAAGCAGCTCGGCTTCGTGGCCATGGCGCTGCTGATCGTGGCGATCGGCGTGACGCCCTATCTCTTCATCTACTTCCGCGCCAAGCAGGGTCCGTGGATCAACGAGGCCGATGCCTCGACCTGGGACGCGCTTCTCGCCGTGATCCGGCGGGCGCAGTACCCCGTGCGGACTCCGCTCGACGATCCGACTGCCTATCATGGCCCCGAAAACACCGGACGCACGTTGACGATGCTGGGGTACCAGCTCGCCAACTACGCCCAGTACTTCGACTGGCAGTGGGCCCGGTCCCTCGGGGACATCGCCTTCGCGCCGTTCCGCCTGCTGATGACGCTCGTCTTTGCGTCGCTTGGAATGCGCGGTGCCGTGGCGCAGCGTCGGGACGATCGGACCGGTTTCCACATGATGCTGATCCTCTTCCTGGTGACGGGATTGGGACTGCTGCTGTACATGAACTTCAAGCCGGGGCCGAGCATCGGGTGGGAGCAGTGGCCCGGGCTGGACGATCATGAGGTCCGTGACCGCGACTATTTCTTCGTGGCGAGCTTCGTGGCGTGGGCCTTCTGGGCGGCGCTCGGCATTGCCGACCTGGTGCGGGCCACGGCGGTGCGGTTGCCGCTGGCGCGCCGATCGATGGCCGTGGCGGTCTTCGGCCTCGCACTGCTGCCGGCGGTGCTCAACGCGCGGATGGCGACTCGGAAGCAGACGCCCGAGGCGACGCTGGCGCGCGACTTCTCCCATGCGTTGTTGCAGTCCGTGCCACCGGGAGGGATCCTCTTCACCTGGGGCGACAACGACACCTTCCCGCTCTGGTATGCGCAGGCGGTGGAGGGGGTGCGGCGTGATGTCACGATCGTCTGTCTCGCGCTGGCGGAGACGGAGTGGTACCAGCGGCAGTTGCGGAACTGGAAGGCAGGTCCACTCGACCGGGCCAACCTCGCCGCGGTGTGGCAGTCCGCGCCGGTGCCGGACCTCAACGGACCGATCCACACCATCTCCGACTCGACGATCAACGCCTTCTCGCCGTTCCTGGTGGACAAATCGCAGGCCATTCAGCTTCGCAACGGCCTGAGCATCGAACTGACCAAGGGCGATGCGGTCTATGCCAAGGACATGCTGCTGTTGCAGGTGCTGATCACCAACGCCGGGGTGCGGCCGATCGCGTGGTCGGTCACCACGGCGAACAAGCTTTACGGACTCGGGCCGCAGTTGGTGCAGCAGGGGTTGGCGATCGTGATGCCAACGGTACCGGTGACCGGCGCGGTGGGTGGCGATGCGGTCGGGCCTGGGAAGACGCCGATCGATCTGGCGACCACGACACGGCTCATCAACGAGACGTGGAAGTACGGCAAGCTGCTCGACGGCGGCACCGATCGTCTCGACGCCAACATCCGGGCGATGTCGGGGACGTGGGCGATTCCGTTCGTGCAGGCGGCGGTCGCGTCGGTGATGGTGGGTGATACCGCCGCGGCGATTCCGTTCCTGGAGACATCGCTGAAGATGGCCGACCAGCCTGGCGTGGCCGGCTTCCTGGCGCAGCTGAAGGGGCGGGGTGGGGCAGGGGTGGTGCCGAAGAAGTAGGCCGAGCCAGGGGACTGTGCACGCCACGTTCCGCGTGTCGTCACCCCCGGCTATCCTCCAGCATCCCCCCTCCGTCGAGCCCCGCATGCCTGGCCATGCCCTGTTCGCCCGCGCGGCTGTCCTCCCGTTCCTGCTCGCCAGCTCGGCGCTCCACGCCCAGTCTCCCGCCGATCGCCCTCGCATCGACTCGCTCTTCACCTATCTCGGCTCCGCCACCAGCGCCGCACCACCAGCGGCGTTCGACTGCCCCGGTGACGGCGCGTTGCAGCGGCTCTGCGATGCACTGATTTCCACCCGCCGCGCGGAACTCCTGACCGACAAGGGCGAGGCCACCAAGGCGCGCGACCTGCTGGAGCGCGTGGTCGGGGAGCGCCCCCAGTGGCCGGTGGCCTGGTACGGCCTCGGCGTGGCACGGCTGCAGGTAGCGCGCACCGGCGGCCTCTCGCGAAGCGGGGCGCTGCATCCGGTGGGCGTGAGCAACGAGGCCGGGGCAGGGTATGCGCTCGTTCGGGCACTGGAACTGGACTCGACGTTCGTGCTGGCGGCCGAAGCGCTCGCGATGGCGTCGGTACCGCGGGAAGGGGCGTCAAGGGTCGGCGAACGGCTCGCGATGCTCGAACGCGTGGAACGCCTGCTGAGTCCCGCGGGCCGATACCAGGCTGGTATCGTGGCGGTCACGGCCAAGAACGGCCCGGCGGCGGTGCGCTTCCTCACGCCGATCCAGGGGACCGCCGGCCAACCCAATGGCCTCGCTGCAATCGTGCTGGCACGTGCCCACTACCAGGCTGGTAACCCGCAAGCCGGGCGCGCGGCGCTGCTGGCCGGGGCAGCCGATCCGAGTCCCGCAGCGCGTGCCGCCTACCGAAAGGAGCTCGCGTGGGTCGCCGAGCCGAGCGAGCTGGCGGCGTGGGATTCACTGCCACCTGCGCAGGCCTCGGCGTGGCTCGGCGACTTCTGGGCACGGCGTGACGTGCGCGATGCCCGCCCCGACGGTGCTCGACTGATTGAACACTATGCGCGGATGGAATACGCCTTCGAGGTCTTCCAGCGCGTCGTGCCGCAAGTCGGCGTGCAGAAGAACGCCGGGATGGCGTTCGCGATGGACTACGAGGTGGATGATCAGATGATGCGTGCGGCGGTCATGGCAGTCGGGCTGAGGGAGGAGGCCGATATCGGGGTGCAGCGCCTTGCCACGGACGCGCTTGGGATGGGGCCGAATTCCCCGTTCCATGCGTTTCGAACCACCCAGACGCTCATCGATGATCGCGGCGTGATCTGGATTCGGCATGGCAAGCCGACCAAGATCGCGCGAACCGCGGACGGGGTCGCCCTCGAAGCGTGGCGCTACGACCGCCCTGAGGGGTCGCTCGTCCTGCAGTTTCGGGAGGAGAACTTCGACGGGCAGGCGGGGGCATCAGTCCTCGTCCCGTCACTGGTGACGGCGAACCCCTTGCAGCGGGATCAACTGTGCGCCATCGATCAATCGCTGTGCACGGTCAACGCCGACCCTCGGAGCGGCATGGCGCTCATGTGCGGGGGCGCGCCGTGTGATCCGACGCAGAACCCGTCGCTGGAACGCTTCCGCAGTGACGCCAAGCTCAATTCCACCGCTCGAATCCAGCGTCTCAATCGCAACGGCCTCGACGCGATCACCGAAGCGACGACCACGGACGACAACGCGCGGCCATTTGCCCGCGCGTTCGCTCCCACCGTGCAGGTCTACGGCCTCGACCGCGCCAGCGGCGGGGCGGGGCGTGCGGTTGTTGCCTTCGCCGTTCCCGGGACCCAGCTCGAATACACCACGCCGCCCGAGGCCGGTGGCCGCGCCGTCTATCCGCTGCGCGTCGAGGTGATGCTCTCGCGCCGGAGCGACGGCACGCGCTTCGATCTCGACACGCTGCGCCGATTTGCCACGGCGGCCCCGCTCGCCGGCGAGCAGTACCTCACCGGCCTGGTCGAGCTGCCGGTCGCGCCGGGGCGCTACGTCGCCACGGTGGTGCTGAGTCAGGGCGATCTCGGCTCGATCGCACGCCTCGGCGAAGTCGTCATCCCGGCCGCTCGCGCCGGATTGAGCGTCTCCGACATCGTCCTTGGCCGCGAGGGGAGCGGGGTGCGCTGGCAGTCGGGGGCGACGGCGGTGCCGCTGCATCCGTTGAACGCCTACCCGAAGGGTGGGACGGCCGAGGTGTACTACCAGTTGGCGGGGCTGAAGAGTGGCGCACGCTACGCCACCCGACTGGAACTCTTCGGCGCCGAGGACGATGCCAAGAAGCCGGCACGGCTCTCGATCGACTTCGAGAGCACAGCCACCGACACGCGGGCGGAGGTGTCCAGGTCCCTTGGGCTCCAGAACCTGGCGCCGGGGCGCTATCGGGTGCGGCTGACGGTGCGGGGTGGTGAGCAGTCGGCATCGGCACTCGCGTGGCTCACGGTGACAAAGTGAGCCGGGGCAGTCCTGCTACCTGGTGCCCCTGACCCGCTCCCACCGTTCCTTCGCCTGCTTCACGCGCACATGCGTCGAGTCGAGCTCGCGCGCCATCCCCTCGTAGCCTGAGCGCAGCAGCCTCTCCGCCTCCGCATGGAAGGCGGGGCCGCGCCGCGCGAGGATGTCACCGACCATGCTCTCCCCTTGGGCGATGGCCCAGTGCGTCGGCGGGAACGCGGCGCGCCGGAGTCGCAGCCCCTCGCGAGCGGTGCGCGTCCCGCGTGCCGGATCGCCGAGTTCGGCCTGGCACCATCCCAGAAAAAGGAGCGCGGTGTTGAGCGAGGCATCGCGCTCGCTCAGCCCCTTCCCGCGCAGCGCCACGATCCCCTCGGCCGGCGCAATTGCTTCGGCGCACCGTCCCGCATCGGCGAGGATGTTGATTCGCATCCGCACCGCTGCCAGTGTCCCCGGATTGTCCGCCCCGAGCGTCGCCGTGTAGATCGCGATTGCCCGCTGCACCACGCTGTCGGCCTCGGCGTATTTGCCCTGGAAGAGCAGCGCCCCGGCGAGCGGCTGCAAGGCGTTGCCGACCCGCACATCGCCCGGCCCACGCGTCCGCGTGAAGATCGCCGCCGCCTCACGCAGTCGCGGCTCGGCCTCCACATACCGACCGAGCGTCGCGAGCGCCGTGGCGTAGTTGGTCAGCGCCACGGCCGAGCCGACGTCGGGCCGGAGCGCGGCGATCCGGTCGGCAACCTTGGCGTACACCTCCGCCGCCTCGGCGACACGGCCCTGCTCCGAGATCGAGTTCGCGAGGTTGTTCATCCCGCGGTAGATCTCGATCGAGTCGATCCCGGGCACCTTCCCGTACATCACCAGCGAACGCCGATAGAGCGACTCGGCGCGCTCCGGCGATCCGACCTCCGTCTCCAGCCCAGCGAGGTTGTAGAGCCCGTCGGCCCGCTCGCGCAGCGACACCTGCTCGCCGAGCGAATCCTGCAGCCTGACCGCGTCAAGCATCAGCGGGCGTGCGCGCTCGTACAGCCCCATGTCGATCAGCGTCGACGCCAGCGTGTTCTTGATCGCGGCCCGCAGGTCGGGTGCGCTCGCGAACGACGAGTCGATCCGCGGAATCACCAGGTCGATCGCCTCGACCACCGTCGTCCCCTTGCCCGACTCCTGCGGCTTCGCGGCCGAGAGGACGTCGCGGAAGAACTGCGTCACCTGCGCGGTGCGCTGCTGCTCGAAGACGGCGCGGTCCCGCTCGGCGCGCGCCACCTGCGCCTGCCGCAGCGAGACTACGGTGCCGCCAATGAGCGCCACCACAGCCAGCGCAGCGGCGGCCACCGCCATCCGGTTGCGCCGCGCGAACTTCCCCAGCCTGTAGCCGATCGTGTCCGGCTGTGCGAGCACCGGCAGGCCGCCGAGATAGCGCTGCAGGTCGTCGCCGAGTTGCTGCGCCGTCCGGTACCGGCGCTCCGCCTCGGGACGCAACGCCATGAGGACGATCGAGTCGACGTCGCCGGCGAGTGACCGACGGAGCCGGGCGGCCGTGTCCTGCTCGCTGACCGCCGACTCCGCCGTCACCGCGCGGCTCGGTGCCGTTGGCACGCCGCGCTCGACCAGGGCACCGCGCGCCGTGGGCGCGAAGGGCCGCACGCCGGTCACCAGTTCGTAGAGCACCACGCCGAGCGAGTAGATGTCGCTGGCCGTGGTGACTTCGCCGCCGAGGAGCTGCTCTGGCGAGGCATACGCCACCGTCATCGGCGTGACGCCGGTGTGCGTCAGGTCGTCCCCACCCAGCTGGGTCGGATCGGCGAGCTTGGCAATGCCGAAGTCGAGCAGCTTGACGGTGCCATCCTCGGCGACGAGGATGTTGCCCGGCTTGAGGTCGCGATGGATGACGAGGTGCTCGTGGGCGTACTGCACCGCGGCGCAGACCTGGCGAAAGAGCGCCAGCCGGTCGCGGAGCCCGAGATGACGGGCCGTGCACCACTGGTCGATCGGCTGCCCCTCGACGTACTCCATGATGAAGTACGGCTCGCCCTCCGCCGTGACGCCGCCGTCGAGCAGCGCGGCGATGTTCCGGTGTTCGAGGCGTGCCAACAGCTGCCGCTCGCGCTGGAAGCGGGCGAGCGCCTGCGTCCGGTCGCCGAGCAGGGAGACCATCTTGATCGCGACGCGCTTGCGGTACTGGTCGTCGGCGCGGTGCGCCTCGTACACCGTTCCCATCCCGCCCTGACCGATCTCCCGCAGCAACTCGTACTGCCCGACCCGTCGGCCCATCGTCGGCACCGTGTCACGGGCGTCAGTCAGTGGCATCGAGGCCGCCTGCTCGAATCGTTCGCCGACGTCGTCGGCCGATGCGAGCAGGGAGGAGATCTCAGCGTGGAGCGGAGCGTCGTGCGCCAGCGCCGCCAGACGCGTGGCGCGCTCGGCGGCCGGGAGGTCGATCAATTCTGCAAAGAGTGCGGAAATCTCGCCCCAGCGATCCGCCGGCAGCGCCACCCTCAGGCCGCCTGCAGTTCGCGGTGCAGCCAGGCGCGGGCCAAGGTCCAGTCACGCTTCACGGTGGCGGGAGAGATGCCGAGGACGTCCGCGCTCTCCTCGATCGAGAGCCCCACGAAGTAGCGGAGCTCGACGATTTTCGCCTGGCGCGCGTCGAGGGCGGCGAGGCGGTTGAGGGCCTCGTCGACGGCCACCACTTCTTCACTCGGCGCGCCATCGGCCAGATCGACCTGCGAGTCGAGGGTCACCTGATGCTTGGCACCGCGCTTCTGCGCATTCCGGCGGCGGGCGTGTTCCACCAGGATCCGGCGCATCGCCTGGGCGGCGATGCCGAAGAAGTGGGCGCGGTTCTCCCAGGTCGGCGTGGTGCCGCCGGTCAGCCGGAGGAACGCCTCATGGACGAGCGCGGTGGCCCCCAGGGTGTGGTCGTCCCGTTCCAGCCGGAGCTGTCCGGCGGCCATCCGCTTCAGCTCGTCGTACACCACGGGGAGCAGTGCCGACAGGGCGTCGGGACTGCCGCTCGAGGCGGCGGCGAGGAGGGTGGTCACGTCGGAACGGGCAGCGTCCATCGGTCCGTGGGGTTGGGAGGGATACCGGATACTCCCCCGGCACGGGGGTGGCGTCAAGGTGGGGGGCGGGACGGGCTTGGCCACCCCCCTCCGGCTATATTTCCCAGTTATGCCAGAACCGGGCCTCACGGGCCGAATCGCCGCCATACGGGGCGTGATCGCCGAGCA
This genomic interval carries:
- the tilS gene encoding tRNA lysidine(34) synthetase TilS, with amino-acid sequence MNLVAEVADRLMALTEDGDRCLVAVSGGPDSMALLDLLHRGTALHRRILLVGHVDHGIADESTAVAQMVARAANALGLPCLTTTLHLGAGTTETKARLARRTALRALATDAGATVIVLAHHADDQAETVLLRLLRGSGPAGLAGMAPRNGPWVRPLLDLPRERLAAHVVAEGIVAWQDPANRDIRHLRSWLRQAVMPGVAARLPDLRERLLTAAGQAREARTGWDQLLDQLPELALTAEPAGFSVAAPLLRGYRSALRHAVVAALGRRCGVPLGARRLAAVDRLLAGRDARIQLAAGLEAELAFGRLAFRHPAGPAPEPVTLGGGAGITFGPLTLRAVLAPAPALDREGWSTAMVPGQYQVRAWQSGDRIRPLGGRGHRQVSVLLREARIAPGRRSHWPVVVDADATIVWVPGICRSDARIPTEGTEALCAHAAFA
- the hpt gene encoding hypoxanthine phosphoribosyltransferase; amino-acid sequence: MQRRAGGHALRVVFDEATIADRVRELGHEITAAYPDGELLVLGLLKGSFIFLSDLVRQIDRPLHLDFLVASSYGTGTVSSGNVRLLYDPETPLEGKHIVIVEDIIDSGRTMLKLLGLLQARNPASVAVCSLLDKKLLPTPIPELRWVGFTAPPAFLVGYGLDHAEDFRHLPFIGDLTDG
- the folP gene encoding dihydropteroate synthase, with amino-acid sequence MIVTPLSDRAPAAIRDALLSHGWEGEVCRLTASGLESSAFHVTGIASTMIEAMLPVANKLGLEMVTGEDWIILTGARSRLGAFARPWVQPEAVRDLAHAIGMAMPADRPVEWRHARGALSLESPVLMGILNVTPDSFSDGGTATDEAAVLRRVDALLAGGAGVIDLGGESTAPFAPPVPLDVEMARVLPAVMAIVREHPDVLISVDTVKHEVAQAALDAGAAIVNDVTAGRHDVQLLEVAARHKAGVVLSHSRGEVGRLASYDAAEYDGDVAGGVTRELDVSRATALAAGIAMEAIVLDPGFGFAKHPEQNIALLDQVAAVVALGSPVLIGASRKRFLGEVTGRPLDDRDRATAAACALSLDRGARLFRVHDPEATRDALAVAEALWRSRQ
- a CDS encoding DUF2723 domain-containing protein, translated to MNRPPYRWAAAASLVVLLGYLVTLAPSVTFWDAGEFIAAAKTLGVPHPPGTPLFVMVAHVWAMLLPVGEYAWRLNLLSAICSAIAAGCWFLVAYTSVARGEATDASGSPIAARRSPLALGAGWSAALVTAFSFTMWQNSIETEVYAVAMMIIALAAWTVTRWREARSSGHGARLLLVILYLGGISIGNHLLGLLVGPALVAALMSASWLGPLADPTARRAEQARIAVVGTVWLLLIALGLGSTTLTLGTAALVAVAGVWAIGRKQLGFVAMALLIVAIGVTPYLFIYFRAKQGPWINEADASTWDALLAVIRRAQYPVRTPLDDPTAYHGPENTGRTLTMLGYQLANYAQYFDWQWARSLGDIAFAPFRLLMTLVFASLGMRGAVAQRRDDRTGFHMMLILFLVTGLGLLLYMNFKPGPSIGWEQWPGLDDHEVRDRDYFFVASFVAWAFWAALGIADLVRATAVRLPLARRSMAVAVFGLALLPAVLNARMATRKQTPEATLARDFSHALLQSVPPGGILFTWGDNDTFPLWYAQAVEGVRRDVTIVCLALAETEWYQRQLRNWKAGPLDRANLAAVWQSAPVPDLNGPIHTISDSTINAFSPFLVDKSQAIQLRNGLSIELTKGDAVYAKDMLLLQVLITNAGVRPIAWSVTTANKLYGLGPQLVQQGLAIVMPTVPVTGAVGGDAVGPGKTPIDLATTTRLINETWKYGKLLDGGTDRLDANIRAMSGTWAIPFVQAAVASVMVGDTAAAIPFLETSLKMADQPGVAGFLAQLKGRGGAGVVPKK
- a CDS encoding serine/threonine protein kinase, producing the protein MALPADRWGEISALFAELIDLPAAERATRLAALAHDAPLHAEISSLLASADDVGERFEQAASMPLTDARDTVPTMGRRVGQYELLREIGQGGMGTVYEAHRADDQYRKRVAIKMVSLLGDRTQALARFQRERQLLARLEHRNIAALLDGGVTAEGEPYFIMEYVEGQPIDQWCTARHLGLRDRLALFRQVCAAVQYAHEHLVIHRDLKPGNILVAEDGTVKLLDFGIAKLADPTQLGGDDLTHTGVTPMTVAYASPEQLLGGEVTTASDIYSLGVVLYELVTGVRPFAPTARGALVERGVPTAPSRAVTAESAVSEQDTAARLRRSLAGDVDSIVLMALRPEAERRYRTAQQLGDDLQRYLGGLPVLAQPDTIGYRLGKFARRNRMAVAAAALAVVALIGGTVVSLRQAQVARAERDRAVFEQQRTAQVTQFFRDVLSAAKPQESGKGTTVVEAIDLVIPRIDSSFASAPDLRAAIKNTLASTLIDMGLYERARPLMLDAVRLQDSLGEQVSLRERADGLYNLAGLETEVGSPERAESLYRRSLVMYGKVPGIDSIEIYRGMNNLANSISEQGRVAEAAEVYAKVADRIAALRPDVGSAVALTNYATALATLGRYVEAEPRLREAAAIFTRTRGPGDVRVGNALQPLAGALLFQGKYAEADSVVQRAIAIYTATLGADNPGTLAAVRMRINILADAGRCAEAIAPAEGIVALRGKGLSERDASLNTALLFLGWCQAELGDPARGTRTAREGLRLRRAAFPPTHWAIAQGESMVGDILARRGPAFHAEAERLLRSGYEGMARELDSTHVRVKQAKERWERVRGTR
- a CDS encoding sigma-70 family RNA polymerase sigma factor, whose amino-acid sequence is MDAARSDVTTLLAAASSGSPDALSALLPVVYDELKRMAAGQLRLERDDHTLGATALVHEAFLRLTGGTTPTWENRAHFFGIAAQAMRRILVEHARRRNAQKRGAKHQVTLDSQVDLADGAPSEEVVAVDEALNRLAALDARQAKIVELRYFVGLSIEESADVLGISPATVKRDWTLARAWLHRELQAA